One stretch of Tepiditoga spiralis DNA includes these proteins:
- a CDS encoding HD domain-containing phosphohydrolase translates to MIDIKKYTTILFLIFGIFIFSKNILILNSYSYDYTWTKNITWGILDTLNEKYSTYIEYMDTKRNNSDEYYKKLFDLYYMKYKDKKIDLVIASDDNAYNFIEKYGKKFLINIPVVFCGINYIQKTNINSSKNFYGIGEYEDIDGTINIALSLHSKIKNIYFLIDDFTQSGKIMFQELNDNINKYTTKYNKNFEIIKVNHLQESIKKIRTLKDGIIIIQAFLKDANENILSLEKSLEIIEKNSKLPIYGMLYSYLGHGIVGGVLTSGYYQGVEAAKISKKLLTNQKVSKEDILKATINSNQIFFDYNQMKKFNISKKLLPKKSILINNTQSFFEKYKKVILIYFFSITILTSIILFLIINIYKRKKAENIIQKQNMELESSYEELEAQHEELEATQEELTKNYKKIKSEKQKNIEINDKLNKIIEVTEKFSKMNTTFDEFCNTLLKAAIALIPEADYGSISIMEKDKWNYIATVGHDLNILKTLDLKPEYALQINGTQDIKSFEDFHLGNMPQNIKEKLYKASKPIKESLMTKINIEEKTLWICLDIDKKSIKTFKSYSKEIINTFIYLAEKFMRLNLRMDKVKSAYLDFSQKLATIAEAHDDCTGKHVIRVGALSELIAKKYGLNNDKVQDIKNFAPLHDVGKIFVSNEILTKNTKLSKEEWEEMKKHTIHAKRLLTGEYFEIALKIALNHHERYDGSGYPMGLKGNEIPIEAQIVSIADVYDALRSDRPYKKAFTHEETLNILLIGDGRTSPKHFNPKILKIFEENHKEIKTLFDKINKN, encoded by the coding sequence GTGATTGATATTAAAAAATACACAACTATTTTATTTTTAATTTTTGGAATTTTTATTTTTTCAAAAAACATTCTAATTTTAAATTCATATAGCTATGACTATACTTGGACAAAAAATATTACTTGGGGAATTTTAGATACACTTAATGAAAAATACAGTACATACATAGAATATATGGATACTAAAAGAAACAATTCTGATGAATATTATAAAAAATTATTTGATCTTTATTATATGAAATATAAAGATAAAAAAATAGATCTTGTTATTGCTTCAGATGATAATGCATATAACTTTATTGAAAAGTATGGAAAAAAATTTTTAATAAATATACCAGTAGTGTTTTGTGGAATAAATTACATACAAAAAACAAATATAAATAGTTCTAAAAACTTTTATGGAATAGGAGAATATGAAGATATTGATGGAACAATAAACATTGCTTTAAGCTTACACTCAAAAATCAAAAATATTTATTTTTTAATAGATGACTTTACTCAATCTGGAAAAATAATGTTTCAAGAATTAAATGATAATATAAACAAATATACTACAAAGTACAACAAAAATTTTGAAATAATTAAAGTTAATCATTTACAAGAATCTATTAAAAAAATAAGAACCTTAAAAGATGGAATAATAATTATTCAAGCATTTTTGAAAGATGCAAATGAAAATATCTTAAGCTTAGAAAAATCTCTAGAAATAATTGAAAAAAACTCAAAATTACCTATTTATGGCATGCTTTATTCTTATTTAGGTCATGGAATTGTTGGTGGAGTTTTAACAAGCGGATACTATCAGGGAGTTGAAGCAGCAAAAATATCAAAAAAACTTTTAACAAATCAAAAAGTTAGCAAAGAAGATATTTTGAAAGCAACGATAAATAGTAATCAAATATTTTTTGATTATAATCAAATGAAAAAATTTAATATATCAAAAAAACTGTTACCTAAAAAATCAATTTTAATAAATAATACACAATCATTTTTTGAAAAGTATAAAAAAGTTATTTTAATATACTTTTTTTCAATTACTATTTTAACTTCAATAATATTATTTTTAATTATAAATATTTATAAAAGAAAAAAAGCAGAAAATATTATTCAAAAACAAAATATGGAATTAGAAAGTAGCTATGAAGAACTTGAAGCTCAACATGAAGAACTTGAAGCTACACAAGAAGAGTTAACAAAAAATTATAAAAAAATCAAATCTGAAAAACAAAAAAATATAGAAATAAATGATAAATTAAATAAAATAATAGAAGTAACAGAAAAATTTAGTAAAATGAATACAACCTTTGATGAATTTTGTAATACTTTATTAAAAGCAGCCATTGCCTTAATACCAGAAGCTGATTATGGAAGTATTTCAATTATGGAAAAGGATAAATGGAACTATATTGCAACTGTAGGTCATGATTTAAATATTTTAAAAACTTTAGATTTAAAACCCGAATATGCATTGCAAATTAATGGAACTCAAGATATTAAAAGTTTTGAAGATTTCCACTTAGGAAATATGCCACAAAACATTAAAGAAAAGTTATACAAAGCTTCAAAACCTATAAAAGAAAGTCTAATGACAAAAATAAATATAGAAGAAAAAACACTTTGGATATGTCTTGATATAGATAAAAAAAGTATTAAAACTTTTAAAAGTTATTCAAAAGAAATAATAAATACCTTTATATATCTTGCAGAAAAGTTCATGCGATTAAATTTAAGAATGGATAAAGTTAAGAGTGCTTACTTAGATTTTTCTCAAAAACTTGCAACAATTGCAGAAGCACACGATGATTGTACTGGAAAACACGTAATTAGAGTAGGTGCTTTATCTGAATTAATAGCAAAAAAATATGGATTAAATAATGATAAAGTTCAAGATATAAAAAACTTTGCACCACTACATGATGTTGGAAAAATATTTGTATCCAATGAAATACTAACAAAAAATACTAAATTATCTAAAGAAGAATGGGAAGAAATGAAAAAACACACAATACACGCAAAAAGACTTTTAACAGGAGAATACTTTGAAATAGCATTAAAAATAGCATTAAACCATCATGAAAGATATGATGGAAGTGGTTATCCTATGGGTTTAAAAGGAAACGAAATACCTATAGAGGCTCAAATAGTTAGTATTGCTGATGTATACGATGCTTTACGTTCAGATAGACCTTATAAAAAAGCCTTTACTCACGAAGAAACTTTAAACATACTATTAATTGGAGATGGAAGAACATCTCCAAAACATTTTAATCCTAAAATTTTAAAAATATTTGAAGAAAATCATAAAGAAATTAAAACTTTATTCGACAAAATAAATAAAAACTAA
- a CDS encoding aminopeptidase P family protein, whose protein sequence is MNIETLSKRRNELLKTLPNNSIVVLFSGREKFKTADELYTFSPNRNFFYFTNIEQSDVAMILIKENDKTSEFLFIEKNDPIKSRWIGEKIKPEEAQKISGIKNIRFLDTFNDFLNQQIQKNENIYFDLERQSWNKGKSEAEEFALELKNKFPHVKINNIYNNISQLRMIKDEEEIKNIKKAISITKLGIENMIKNAKPNMMEYELEAYFDFSLISNGIREKAFHTITASGKNATVLHYSQNNCKAEDKTLVLLDLGAAYNHYSADISRTFPVNGKFTQRQKDVYNAVLKAQKEVEKNAKPGVTLIELNEIAKKVLSKECKSLGLIEKDDELIKYYFHGVSHHLGLDTHDVGDRSLPLQKGMVITNEPGLYIEEEGIGIRIEDDLLITENGCEVLSKEIIKEVSDIENFMEN, encoded by the coding sequence ATGAACATAGAAACTTTATCAAAAAGAAGAAATGAATTATTAAAAACCTTACCAAATAATTCGATTGTAGTATTATTCTCTGGAAGAGAAAAGTTTAAAACTGCTGATGAACTTTATACATTTTCTCCAAACAGAAACTTTTTTTACTTTACAAATATAGAGCAGTCTGATGTTGCAATGATATTAATTAAAGAAAATGATAAAACTTCAGAATTTTTATTTATTGAAAAAAATGATCCTATAAAATCAAGATGGATTGGAGAAAAAATAAAACCAGAAGAAGCACAAAAAATTTCTGGAATAAAAAATATTAGATTTTTAGATACATTCAATGACTTTTTAAATCAACAAATACAAAAAAATGAAAATATATACTTTGATCTTGAAAGACAAAGTTGGAATAAAGGTAAAAGTGAAGCAGAAGAATTTGCTTTAGAATTAAAAAATAAATTTCCACATGTGAAAATAAACAATATATACAATAATATTTCTCAATTAAGAATGATCAAAGATGAAGAAGAAATAAAAAATATTAAAAAAGCAATTTCAATAACAAAATTAGGTATAGAAAATATGATAAAAAATGCTAAACCAAATATGATGGAATATGAATTAGAAGCTTACTTTGACTTTTCATTGATCTCAAATGGCATAAGGGAAAAAGCCTTTCATACAATAACTGCATCTGGAAAAAATGCAACTGTCTTACACTATTCTCAAAATAATTGTAAAGCAGAAGATAAAACACTAGTTTTATTAGATTTAGGTGCTGCTTACAATCATTATAGTGCTGATATAAGTAGAACATTTCCTGTAAACGGAAAGTTCACACAAAGACAAAAAGATGTGTATAACGCTGTTTTAAAAGCTCAAAAAGAAGTTGAAAAAAATGCTAAACCAGGAGTTACTTTAATTGAACTAAATGAAATAGCAAAAAAAGTTTTATCCAAAGAATGTAAAAGTTTAGGCTTAATAGAAAAAGATGATGAACTTATAAAATATTATTTTCATGGAGTATCTCATCATTTAGGGTTAGATACACACGATGTTGGAGATAGAAGTTTACCATTGCAAAAAGGAATGGTAATAACAAATGAACCAGGTCTTTATATTGAAGAAGAAGGTATTGGAATAAGAATAGAAGATGATTTATTAATAACAGAAAATGGATGTGAAGTTTTATCTAAAGAAATAATAAAAGAAGTAAGTGATATAGAAAACTTTATGGAGAACTGA
- a CDS encoding UvrD-helicase domain-containing protein: MIIKKITDNPNRNFFISASAGTGKTYTLTQYYMSILEKNKDSNIIDKILAVTFTNKAAGEMRERITESIYEKMNAAKTNKEYEYWNEVKISLSGAWIKTIDSFCSRILKDNNVLIGVDPNFTMISEFKKENEIERAVYYTLKVILETYENIDPDLINLSTDRKNNVEKILLEFKKDKEFKKIVKEFLKNEGIKKFEELLKEMVRNWRLEMKRAIVETMELSENGDLYTNFLKLLKNASYIASEFYESLTIDQFKYDFKGILEKTILTLENNNILKKYQNKFKYIIVDEYQDTNYLQKEIFDKLHHENNYLFYVGDRKQSIYRFRGADVSVFSKTENEFKNKNYIVESLNTNRRSNSEIVSYINKLSKDVLFEKNNIYMDDVESELFESICFKEIDECNYEIKENKNITPNLLKDDNKRIKYIYATPEKDNKELRVKKEAETIIKTIKNLLNKEMTFRKRKNGKIIFETRKIKPGDIALLLKQLSGYEEILKNEFQKNNIPYYIVGGKSFYYKPEVQAVFSALSAVQNPYNDYEFIKYMMSLIGGMTLNQLHTLIKNKKNSLFETFETIEFSSERLNRAYLVLKKYRNLRYYMKPTDILKGIIKETKYLVYLMALDNSESAISNVKKLITGSQQYDSIANTFSELVKLLKKSTEVDEKEAVLEDEKSNSVKIMTIHKSKGLEFPIVLLGGLHNKIDKKIIKNIDFSLPNSNGERYYLLKNVMKNTLNESSNYILKWFKNNDFLEKTETNRLIYVATTRAKEMLIPILINTKSNSYNNYFFNYKYDNIDKINEIDLKDIKINNKIEEIIFKDIPKNNLKNLKNLAYKQYIAPTYLINEPKESEEKFLKNIGISYKKYFKQSVFSDEELMFRGSQLHLKLQSAPSLIHLKKLIDKEKNRNYDYLPPKFDELNIVKKAFGKNEIVKTEWRLVKKIEINNKEYMLFGIPDRVLINNGNIEVIDYKFSDLLNKNKIKDYIFQLQFYMYLLKDFGYPKKGYILSIKETKEPIEVTYNNDIELEIINKIKKLQI, from the coding sequence ATGATTATAAAAAAAATAACGGACAATCCAAATAGAAATTTTTTTATCTCAGCATCAGCTGGAACTGGAAAAACATATACATTAACTCAATACTATATGAGTATACTTGAAAAAAATAAAGATTCAAATATAATTGATAAAATATTGGCCGTTACTTTTACAAATAAAGCTGCAGGAGAAATGCGCGAAAGAATAACTGAAAGTATTTATGAAAAAATGAATGCTGCAAAAACAAATAAAGAATATGAATATTGGAATGAAGTAAAAATAAGTTTATCTGGAGCTTGGATAAAAACTATAGATAGTTTTTGTTCAAGAATTTTAAAAGATAATAATGTTTTAATAGGTGTAGATCCAAACTTTACAATGATAAGTGAGTTTAAAAAAGAAAATGAAATAGAAAGAGCAGTTTATTATACTCTTAAAGTTATTTTAGAAACTTATGAAAATATTGATCCTGATTTGATAAATTTATCAACAGACAGAAAAAACAATGTAGAAAAAATACTTTTAGAGTTCAAAAAAGATAAAGAATTTAAGAAAATAGTAAAAGAATTTTTGAAAAATGAAGGTATTAAAAAATTTGAAGAATTATTAAAAGAAATGGTTAGAAATTGGCGTCTTGAAATGAAAAGAGCTATTGTAGAAACTATGGAACTTTCAGAAAATGGAGACTTATATACAAATTTTTTAAAACTTTTAAAAAATGCTTCATATATTGCATCTGAATTTTATGAATCATTAACTATTGATCAATTTAAATATGATTTTAAAGGTATTTTAGAAAAAACAATATTAACCTTAGAAAATAATAACATACTAAAAAAGTATCAAAATAAATTTAAGTACATTATTGTTGATGAATATCAAGATACAAATTATCTTCAAAAAGAAATATTTGACAAACTGCATCATGAAAATAATTATTTATTCTATGTTGGAGATAGAAAACAATCCATATATAGATTTAGAGGTGCAGATGTATCAGTTTTTTCAAAAACCGAAAATGAATTTAAAAACAAAAATTATATAGTTGAAAGTTTAAATACAAATAGACGTTCAAACAGTGAAATTGTAAGTTATATAAATAAGCTTTCAAAAGATGTTTTATTTGAAAAAAATAATATATATATGGATGATGTTGAAAGTGAACTATTCGAAAGTATATGCTTTAAAGAAATAGATGAGTGTAATTATGAAATAAAAGAAAATAAAAATATTACGCCAAATCTTTTAAAAGATGATAATAAAAGAATAAAATATATATACGCTACTCCTGAAAAAGATAATAAAGAATTAAGAGTAAAAAAAGAAGCAGAAACAATAATCAAAACTATAAAAAATCTTTTAAATAAAGAAATGACATTTAGAAAAAGAAAAAATGGAAAAATAATATTTGAAACAAGAAAAATAAAACCTGGTGATATAGCCTTATTATTAAAACAATTAAGTGGCTATGAAGAAATTTTAAAAAATGAATTTCAAAAAAATAATATTCCCTATTATATAGTAGGAGGAAAATCATTTTATTATAAACCTGAAGTTCAAGCTGTTTTTAGTGCTTTAAGCGCTGTTCAAAACCCTTATAATGATTATGAATTTATAAAATATATGATGTCTTTAATTGGTGGAATGACATTAAATCAATTACACACCTTAATAAAAAATAAAAAAAATTCATTATTTGAAACCTTTGAAACTATTGAATTTTCTTCTGAAAGATTAAATAGAGCCTATTTAGTATTAAAAAAATATAGAAATTTAAGATATTATATGAAACCTACAGATATATTAAAAGGTATAATAAAAGAAACTAAGTATTTAGTATACTTAATGGCTCTAGATAATTCTGAATCGGCTATTTCTAATGTAAAAAAATTAATTACAGGGTCACAACAATATGATTCAATAGCAAATACCTTTTCTGAACTTGTAAAGTTACTAAAAAAATCTACAGAAGTTGATGAGAAAGAAGCTGTTTTAGAAGATGAAAAATCTAATAGTGTAAAAATAATGACAATACACAAATCAAAAGGTCTAGAATTTCCTATAGTTTTACTTGGTGGGTTGCATAATAAAATAGACAAAAAAATAATTAAAAATATTGATTTTTCATTACCAAATTCAAATGGTGAAAGATATTATTTACTAAAAAATGTTATGAAAAATACCTTAAATGAAAGCTCTAATTATATATTAAAATGGTTTAAAAATAATGATTTTTTAGAAAAAACAGAAACAAATAGATTAATCTATGTAGCAACAACAAGAGCTAAAGAAATGTTAATACCTATTTTAATAAATACAAAAAGTAACTCTTATAATAATTATTTTTTTAATTATAAATATGATAATATAGATAAAATAAATGAAATTGATTTAAAAGATATTAAAATAAACAATAAAATTGAAGAAATAATTTTCAAAGATATACCTAAAAATAATCTAAAAAACTTAAAAAACTTAGCTTATAAACAATATATTGCACCAACTTATTTAATAAATGAACCAAAAGAAAGTGAAGAAAAATTCTTAAAAAATATTGGAATAAGCTACAAAAAATATTTTAAACAAAGTGTTTTTTCAGACGAAGAATTAATGTTTAGAGGTTCACAATTACATTTAAAGTTACAGAGTGCACCATCTTTAATTCATTTAAAAAAATTAATAGATAAAGAAAAAAATAGAAATTATGATTATTTACCTCCTAAATTTGATGAATTAAACATAGTAAAAAAAGCTTTTGGAAAAAATGAAATAGTAAAAACTGAATGGAGATTAGTAAAAAAAATTGAAATCAATAATAAAGAATACATGTTATTTGGAATACCTGACAGAGTTTTAATAAACAATGGAAATATAGAAGTTATAGATTATAAATTTTCTGATCTTTTAAATAAAAATAAAATTAAAGATTATATATTTCAACTTCAATTTTATATGTATCTTTTAAAAGATTTTGGATATCCTAAAAAAGGCTATATTCTTAGTATTAAAGAAACCAAAGAACCTATAGAAGTAACTTATAATAATGATATTGAACTTGAAATAATTAATAAAATAAAAAAATTACAGATTTAA